In Kaistella faecalis, a genomic segment contains:
- a CDS encoding alpha/beta fold hydrolase — MKFPITLFILLFSLFSKAQDLSKLQPLDAELTAVNYPFPVQFKELKNQGQQLKMAFMDVQPAKPNGKTIVLLHGKNFNGYYFEQTAKELQKEGFRVLMPDQIGFGKSSKPKQYQFSFQQLAENSKSMLNDLKIDRFIVLGHSMGGMLATKMAVMYPENVEKLILENPIGLEDYRNFSPYQNIDKQYAAELKNTYDSYKDYQLKFYYDGKWKPEYDKWLNLLAGWTVSKDFPITAWNAALTSDMIYTQPVVEDFQKITVPTLLIIGTRDRTAIGKGNAPKELQPLMGLYQNLGKETQKRIKGSKLVELENVGHSPHIEVFDRFITPLMEFIK, encoded by the coding sequence ATGAAGTTTCCAATCACATTATTCATCTTATTATTCTCTTTATTTTCAAAAGCACAGGACTTATCAAAATTACAGCCTTTGGACGCTGAACTTACGGCGGTAAATTATCCTTTTCCCGTTCAGTTTAAAGAATTAAAAAATCAGGGACAGCAGTTGAAAATGGCTTTCATGGATGTGCAACCTGCAAAACCTAACGGAAAAACCATAGTCCTTCTTCATGGGAAAAATTTCAACGGATATTATTTTGAACAGACGGCAAAAGAACTTCAGAAAGAAGGCTTCCGCGTCCTTATGCCGGATCAGATCGGTTTCGGAAAATCCTCAAAACCGAAACAGTATCAGTTCAGTTTTCAGCAGTTGGCGGAAAACAGCAAATCAATGCTGAATGATTTAAAAATTGATAGATTTATCGTCCTTGGCCATTCAATGGGCGGAATGCTTGCCACGAAAATGGCTGTGATGTATCCTGAAAATGTGGAAAAACTGATTCTCGAAAATCCAATTGGACTAGAAGATTACCGGAATTTTTCGCCTTACCAGAATATCGACAAACAATATGCTGCAGAACTTAAAAACACTTACGATTCTTACAAAGATTATCAGCTCAAATTTTATTACGACGGAAAATGGAAGCCGGAATACGATAAATGGCTGAATCTTTTGGCAGGCTGGACGGTTTCTAAAGATTTTCCCATCACCGCCTGGAATGCGGCTTTAACTTCTGATATGATTTACACGCAGCCTGTGGTTGAAGATTTTCAGAAGATCACCGTTCCTACTCTTCTCATCATCGGAACTCGCGACCGAACCGCGATTGGAAAAGGAAATGCACCGAAAGAACTGCAGCCTTTAATGGGACTTTACCAAAATTTAGGAAAGGAAACCCAGAAAAGAATCAAAGGCTCGAAATTGGTCGAGCTTGAAAATGTAGGACACTCGCCGCATATCGAAGTTTTCGACCGGTTTATTACGCCTTTAATGGAGTTTATCAAATAA
- a CDS encoding dioxygenase codes for MMTREQIDAVLAVITSQEKAGQGNERVKEITNRLLKDLFYAMVDLNITSEEMWHAADYLKTVGQNNEWGLLFAGLGIEKFMDDMMDHEDQEAGLNNVTPRTIEGPLYVAGSPETESYAELENNPEENRNLERFYMEGTVKDVDGNPVEGALLEVWHCNEHGMYSYFDTSQSEYNLRRAIRIGADGKYKFKTVVPPGYSCPPGSATDKMMTLLGRHGSRPAHIHFFVTAPGYRKLTTQINIEGDPLIFEDFAFATKADLVPKITRHSAEEAVANGYGDEAYAHSFFNFTIVKEEAIHDNGENHRTRALAS; via the coding sequence ATGATGACAAGAGAACAGATAGATGCCGTATTGGCGGTAATCACCAGTCAGGAAAAAGCCGGACAGGGCAATGAGAGAGTAAAGGAAATTACAAACCGTCTTCTGAAAGACCTTTTTTATGCAATGGTCGACCTTAATATTACTTCGGAGGAAATGTGGCACGCAGCAGATTATCTGAAAACGGTTGGGCAGAACAACGAATGGGGATTGCTTTTCGCAGGTTTAGGAATTGAAAAATTCATGGATGACATGATGGATCATGAAGACCAGGAGGCAGGATTAAATAATGTAACACCGAGAACCATCGAAGGACCGCTTTATGTTGCGGGTTCTCCGGAAACTGAATCTTATGCGGAACTGGAAAACAATCCTGAAGAAAACCGCAATCTGGAAAGATTCTATATGGAAGGAACCGTAAAAGATGTTGACGGAAATCCTGTAGAAGGCGCTTTGCTGGAAGTTTGGCACTGCAACGAACATGGAATGTATTCTTATTTCGATACAAGTCAGTCTGAATACAATTTAAGAAGAGCCATCAGAATTGGAGCTGATGGAAAATATAAGTTCAAAACCGTTGTTCCACCGGGATATTCATGTCCGCCCGGAAGCGCAACCGATAAAATGATGACGCTTTTGGGAAGACACGGAAGCCGACCTGCGCATATCCACTTCTTCGTTACAGCGCCGGGTTACAGAAAACTGACTACCCAGATCAATATCGAAGGAGATCCTTTAATTTTTGAAGATTTTGCTTTTGCAACGAAAGCAGATTTGGTACCTAAAATTACCAGACATTCCGCGGAAGAAGCTGTCGCTAATGGTTACGGAGACGAAGCTTACGCACATTCATTTTTCAATTTCACTATTGTGAAAGAAGAAGCAATTCATGATAACGGCGAAAATCACAGAACGAGAGCACTCGCATCATAA
- a CDS encoding muconolactone Delta-isomerase family protein has product MVYVVEMDVHIPETWDEDKKKSFMQREQETSQKWQNSGKWKYLWRVAGRYSNISVLEVESPDELHEILSSLPLFPYMTIKVTSVCKHPNALRETLL; this is encoded by the coding sequence ATGGTATACGTAGTAGAAATGGATGTTCACATCCCCGAAACCTGGGACGAAGACAAAAAAAAATCTTTCATGCAAAGAGAACAGGAAACTTCCCAAAAGTGGCAGAATTCCGGGAAATGGAAATATCTCTGGCGCGTTGCGGGCAGATATTCCAACATCAGTGTTCTGGAAGTAGAAAGTCCGGATGAACTTCATGAAATCCTGAGTTCCCTCCCACTTTTCCCTTACATGACCATCAAAGTAACCAGTGTCTGCAAACACCCGAACGCTTTGCGCGAAACACTTCTCTAA
- the pcaD gene encoding 3-oxoadipate enol-lactonase has product MPSAKVNNTEINYLFENHGKENTLVFSNSLGTNFSMWEKQWEEISKHFNILFYDTRGHGKSEVTEGDYSAELLGNDILQLTEFLGIKEFYFCGISMGGLIGQWLALSADGRLKKLIISNTAAKIGTAEGWNSRIKSVSENGLSSILEATAERWFTESFNKNHKNEVDGILKNFAATPLQGYISNCAMVRDADFRNELDKINIPTLVISGKYDEVTTVEDGNFLQKNIRNSEHIYLETCHLSNFEKPTEFNDAVVRFLNQ; this is encoded by the coding sequence ATGCCTTCAGCAAAAGTAAATAACACAGAAATCAACTATCTTTTTGAAAATCACGGCAAAGAGAACACGCTCGTATTTTCAAATTCATTGGGAACCAACTTTTCGATGTGGGAAAAACAGTGGGAAGAGATTTCAAAACATTTCAACATTCTGTTCTACGATACCCGCGGACACGGAAAAAGCGAAGTAACGGAGGGCGATTACAGTGCTGAACTTCTAGGAAACGATATTTTACAACTCACTGAATTTTTAGGAATTAAGGAATTTTATTTCTGTGGAATTTCAATGGGTGGATTAATTGGTCAGTGGCTGGCATTAAGTGCTGATGGAAGACTTAAAAAATTGATTATCTCCAATACAGCAGCCAAAATCGGTACCGCTGAGGGCTGGAACAGCCGGATCAAAAGCGTATCCGAAAACGGACTTTCTTCCATTCTTGAAGCAACTGCCGAAAGATGGTTTACGGAAAGTTTCAATAAAAATCATAAAAATGAAGTGGATGGAATTCTGAAAAATTTCGCTGCAACGCCTTTGCAGGGATATATTTCCAACTGTGCGATGGTCCGCGATGCCGATTTCAGAAATGAACTCGACAAAATCAATATTCCTACCCTCGTCATTTCAGGAAAATACGATGAAGTAACAACAGTTGAAGACGGCAATTTTCTACAGAAAAATATCAGAAATTCAGAACATATTTATTTGGAAACCTGCCATCTTTCCAACTTCGAAAAACCAACTGAATTCAACGACGCGGTTGTTCGGTTTTTAAATCAATAA
- a CDS encoding muconate/chloromuconate family cycloisomerase, translating into MGQNPRIISVEASIIDLPTIRPHKLSMATMMKQTMVIIKITSTDGIIGWGESTTIGGMTYGPESPESMKLAVDQYISPLLTGKDATNINVLMHEINRNVKGNTFTKAGIETALLDAQGKRLGVSIAELFGGSINDKLPVLWTLASGNTEKDIEEAKHLIEINRHNTFKLKIGSNEPKKDVAHVVAIKKTLGENIRITVDINQAWSEFNAKIWIKILQDNGIDLIEQPIIKTNFDGLARLTEYFHVPVMADEAVATIEDAIKLCKIRGGSVFAIKIMKTGGLYNAAKIAGMAEASDIGLYGGTMLEGTIGSVASAHIFSTFTNLSWGTELFGPMLLTDDIVTNPMVFKDCKLELPKGPGLGIEVDEDKINHYKRK; encoded by the coding sequence ATGGGACAGAATCCTAGAATAATAAGTGTAGAAGCCTCAATTATAGATTTACCGACCATCCGTCCGCACAAACTTTCAATGGCGACGATGATGAAGCAGACGATGGTGATTATTAAAATCACTTCCACAGACGGTATTATAGGTTGGGGAGAATCTACAACGATCGGCGGAATGACCTATGGACCGGAATCTCCGGAATCCATGAAGCTGGCTGTTGATCAGTATATTTCGCCTCTATTGACCGGAAAAGATGCGACCAACATTAATGTCCTGATGCATGAAATCAACCGGAATGTCAAAGGAAACACCTTCACTAAAGCCGGTATTGAAACCGCTTTACTCGATGCACAGGGAAAACGTCTTGGCGTTTCTATCGCTGAACTTTTCGGCGGTTCTATTAACGATAAACTGCCTGTTTTGTGGACTTTAGCCAGCGGAAATACCGAAAAGGACATTGAAGAAGCTAAACACCTGATTGAAATTAACCGTCACAACACTTTTAAATTAAAGATCGGAAGCAACGAACCCAAAAAAGACGTAGCGCATGTTGTTGCCATAAAAAAAACCCTGGGCGAAAACATCAGAATTACCGTGGACATCAACCAGGCATGGAGTGAATTTAATGCAAAAATATGGATTAAAATCCTGCAGGACAACGGCATCGATTTAATTGAACAGCCTATCATTAAAACAAATTTCGACGGACTGGCGCGGCTTACAGAATATTTCCACGTCCCGGTTATGGCAGATGAAGCCGTGGCGACAATCGAAGATGCAATTAAACTCTGCAAAATCCGTGGCGGAAGTGTTTTCGCGATCAAAATTATGAAGACAGGCGGACTTTATAACGCTGCAAAAATCGCCGGTATGGCAGAAGCTTCCGACATCGGTCTTTACGGCGGAACTATGCTTGAAGGAACAATTGGTTCCGTAGCATCGGCGCATATTTTCAGCACGTTTACCAATTTAAGCTGGGGAACCGAACTTTTTGGACCAATGCTTTTGACCGACGATATCGTCACCAATCCGATGGTATTTAAAGACTGCAAACTCGAACTCCCGAAAGGTCCCGGATTAGGAATCGAAGTGGACGAAGACAAAATAAATCATTACAAAAGAAAATAA
- a CDS encoding AraC family transcriptional regulator encodes MSQKVYYNGIFGENHIKLVREIINIVSLDEMFSRIGYSVKTHAHRNLFQIFVLEKGKVELLANNEHFAVDQPSIITIPQSVFHGLEFEPGSKGYLISLSANAVEQMLKFDVEVIYELDTISITKISQKNQLVEDVYNTIHKCVFEYNNALPGKDLALQYLVGMLLLRLYRINHSNQTVIHTLNQNERTVFRNFKKLVQENNSIKKRVEDYSSELGITVAALSQICKAISGKSPKEVILDFLILNIKSTLKNPEFSISEVSYQFDIDDPSYFARLFKQKTGQTPKQYRSNLN; translated from the coding sequence ATGTCTCAGAAGGTTTATTACAACGGAATTTTTGGTGAAAATCACATCAAGCTGGTACGCGAAATCATCAACATCGTCTCACTTGATGAAATGTTCTCGCGGATTGGGTATTCCGTAAAAACCCACGCTCACCGCAATCTTTTTCAAATCTTCGTCCTCGAAAAAGGAAAAGTTGAGCTTTTGGCGAATAACGAACATTTTGCTGTTGATCAACCTTCCATTATCACGATTCCACAGTCGGTTTTTCATGGCCTTGAGTTTGAACCCGGTTCTAAAGGATATTTAATTTCACTTTCCGCAAACGCTGTCGAGCAGATGCTGAAGTTTGATGTGGAAGTGATTTACGAGCTCGATACGATCAGTATTACTAAAATCAGCCAGAAAAACCAATTGGTTGAAGACGTTTACAATACCATTCACAAATGCGTTTTTGAGTATAATAATGCACTTCCGGGAAAAGATTTGGCGCTTCAATATCTTGTGGGAATGCTTTTGTTGCGGCTATACAGAATCAATCATTCCAACCAGACGGTTATCCATACGCTTAACCAAAATGAAAGAACCGTTTTCCGGAATTTCAAGAAACTGGTTCAGGAAAACAATTCCATTAAAAAAAGAGTTGAAGATTACTCGTCGGAACTTGGAATTACGGTCGCAGCTTTAAGCCAGATCTGCAAGGCCATTTCGGGGAAATCTCCCAAAGAGGTTATTCTGGATTTCCTTATCCTTAATATTAAATCAACCTTAAAGAATCCCGAATTCAGCATTTCTGAAGTTTCTTATCAGTTCGACATTGATGATCCGAGTTATTTTGCAAGACTCTTCAAACAGAAAACCGGACAGACCCCAAAACAGTACAGGTCCAATCTCAACTGA
- a CDS encoding tryptophan-rich sensory protein, whose product MKKILQVANGFSLIFTIIFNYLSNTGIFNGKTIGNVSDQYHTLITPAGYAFSIWGLIYLLLLGFVFYTGRSLFNTAKNEADDFVKNIGWWFVISCIANCAWIVAWLYGFSGISVLILGVAMVSLTKILLEALKYNNSTAEKGFINIPFQIYAGWMSVALIVATASWLHKIGWNGWGISESTWTIIMIAVASVIHLMMTWQKNAPFFAFVGAWAFIAISQSNEAGSAVSIFAIIAATVLFISSCTNLYKRSVL is encoded by the coding sequence ATGAAAAAAATACTACAGGTTGCCAACGGCTTTTCGCTCATTTTCACTATTATTTTTAATTATCTCAGCAACACAGGGATTTTCAACGGTAAAACCATCGGAAATGTTTCCGATCAGTACCATACTTTAATTACTCCTGCAGGTTATGCATTTTCCATTTGGGGTTTAATTTATCTGCTTTTGTTGGGCTTCGTTTTTTACACAGGGAGAAGTTTATTTAATACTGCCAAAAATGAAGCAGATGATTTTGTAAAAAACATCGGTTGGTGGTTTGTAATATCCTGCATTGCTAACTGCGCGTGGATCGTCGCCTGGTTGTACGGCTTCAGCGGAATTTCGGTTTTGATTTTAGGGGTTGCGATGGTTTCCCTCACCAAAATTTTACTTGAAGCTTTAAAATATAACAACAGTACCGCGGAAAAAGGGTTCATTAATATTCCTTTTCAAATATACGCTGGATGGATGAGTGTAGCCTTAATTGTTGCAACTGCTTCCTGGCTTCATAAAATCGGTTGGAACGGCTGGGGAATTTCTGAAAGCACATGGACGATTATTATGATCGCAGTCGCATCTGTTATCCACCTTATGATGACATGGCAGAAAAACGCACCGTTCTTCGCTTTTGTCGGCGCGTGGGCATTTATCGCCATCTCACAGTCAAATGAAGCGGGTTCAGCAGTCTCTATTTTTGCAATAATTGCAGCTACAGTTCTTTTTATCAGCAGCTGCACCAATCTCTATAAAAGAAGCGTGCTTTAG